In one Drosophila gunungcola strain Sukarami chromosome 2R unlocalized genomic scaffold, Dgunungcola_SK_2 000011F, whole genome shotgun sequence genomic region, the following are encoded:
- the LOC128255331 gene encoding putative inorganic phosphate cotransporter: protein MTIRSFNLVAKGPKWGNRHLQVLFLFICATLTVAQRFNMSVAIVAFTNANSSNPNYPEYRLTEQQKSYILSSPFWGSCCTHLMSGYLSSRFGAKILLLAIMLLTALISTATPFVLAWGGWQLLFWVRLVQGLAMGGMWPCLYTHLAKWCPKKEANRLGGVMTTGLDCGTIIGFALSGVLSASPLGWPSAFYVPGYLGIAWCLLFLRYGANSPSESRFISLAERKHIELDLEQSQVARGKTPPVPWLQVLTSRPFIVLALCKMSQACSFYTLMQQIPRYIHGIFRYSITMNALLSALPFVVMLMSSYGFIFLAEYLTRHRDISLPILRKTINSFATWTPAVALVILSYLSDQNVVGSMCCLVAATGAISGQAIGSSLNHVDLSPNFAGLLFGISNTLMSAAGVISPIIIGLTVTNESDRTQWRTVFLGISVILFLGNLFYVIFGRMTVQPWNDAQSKETTTGASPKIEAPAKAPEEMLYVEKFNYL from the exons ATGACGATAAGATCGTTCAATTTGGTGGCAAAGG gTCCCAAATGGGGCAATCGTCACCTGCAGGTGCTGTTCCTCTTTATATGCGCTACTTTGACCGTGGCGCAGCGTTTCAACATGAGCGTGGCCATTGTGGCCTTCACAAATGCCAATAGCAGCAACCCCAACTATCCGGAATATCGGTTGACGGAGCAGCAAAAGTCATATATCCTCAGTAGTCCCTTTTGGGGTTCCTGTTGCACCCACCTGATGAGTGGCTACCTCTCGAGTCGCTTTGGTGCCAAGATTCTGCTGCTGGCCATCATGCTTCTGACCGCTCTGATCAGCACTGCCACGCCCTTCGTATTGGCTTGGGGCGGGTGGCAGCTGTTGTTCTGGGTGCGATTGGTCCAGGGACTGGCGATGGGGGGCATGTGGCCCTGTCTGTACACCCACCTGGCCAAGTGGTGCCCCAAAAAGGAAGCCAACCGCCTGGGCGGAGTGATGACCACCGGCCTGGATTGCGGCACAATAATAGGATTTGCCTTGAGTGGCGTTCTCTCCGCCTCGCCACTTGGCTGGCCCAGCGCCTTCTATGTGCCAG GATACCTAGGAATTGCGTGGTGCCTTCTTTTCCTACGTTATGGCGCCAACAGTCCCTCCGAATCCAGATTTATTTCACTGGCGGAGCGCAAACATATTGAACTGGATCTGGAGCAAAGCCAAGTTGCTCGGGGTAAGACTCCTCCAGTGCCCTGGCTCCAAGTACTCACCTCACGTCCGTTCATCGTGCTGGCTTTGTGTAAGATGAGCCAGGCATGCAGCTTCTACACGCTGATGCAACAGATTCCGCGATACATCCACGGGATCTTCCGCTACAGCATTACGATGAATGCCCTGCTTTCCGCCCTGCCCTTCGTCGTCATGCTGATGTCCTCGTACGGGTTTATATTCCTGGCTGAATACTTGACCCGACATCGGGACATTTCCCTGCCCATCCTCCGGAAGACCATCAACTCGTTTGCCACCTGGACGCCGGCTGTGGCCTTGGTGATCCTATCCTACCTCAGCGATCAGAACGTGGTGGGCAGTATGTGTTGCCTGGTGGCAGCAACAGGTGCCATTTCTGGACAGGCCATTGGTAGTTCACTGAACCACGTGGACCTGTCGCCCAATTTCGCTGGACTTCTCTTTGGGATCAGCAACACATTGATGTCTGCGGCTGGTGTGATATCGCCCATCATTATTGGACTAACGGTTACCAATGAG TCGGATCGCACGCAATGGCGTACTGTTTTCCTTGGAATCTCTGTGATTTTGTTCCTGGGCAACTTGTTTTACGTGATCTTCGGTCGAATGACTGTCCAACCGTGGAATGATGCACAATCCAAAGAAACCACAACGGGAGCATCACCAAAAATAGAAGCGCCTGCCAAGGCGCCTGAGGAAATGCTTTACGtcgaaaaatttaattatttgtaa
- the LOC128255317 gene encoding LOW QUALITY PROTEIN: spatacsin (The sequence of the model RefSeq protein was modified relative to this genomic sequence to represent the inferred CDS: inserted 1 base in 1 codon; deleted 2 bases in 2 codons) produces the protein MHSAQAQAQARDKIFKSWSGISEVTIIKEVATKGEHIDLCLEYWARKRKIPISEYRHYFYDVVQAYVQRLLSERLVCKAEDVIRNVDRDVKCFFFQFACECQDEELSEFVLDHLRNREPLMYEQEEPVLAYHWSLVQQLRECGALVAKHQVQLPRVHIEALMTLPEQALQLLLVELYFANGNESLLGSLSKELVWQHLVDSNQQAKLQRWCRCQEEGVEAQETLPPLEQAFAAWKIDDNMYEYALEQLQQPSEVLRNFFAGAGYFFSDESGDIPTLLRRLCTMECLGKHADLLSRQPLAKYLLDRGHHSLLLMECVPVASLEQLASTETHQEALINLIVDLKTNSLTENEGFELISKSVQAYLEKTHDTADSFEGHPLLTFYDFLGQEPSVRSLEGFLTSTSLGRVPYLKSLTARFDHGPTSSSFGLPSAHDLFLKFKQVNLPLLATVGHGELVSFSNARLCQRYARKSQLNYTHYVKQQRSAYAVYYLITEQLQLYGQITKTQLFHACETVTQMALQHTGDEELVTHCVACCEMLGFDTQPLRSFLLLQRKLPKRQSGESYSELLAGWDRDLVQQLEANPREFPLELYQSLMRLAVRDSPGKLPVALLEHYASTNDWWHLLLIFXYFDLPLSELKKLLPHFKCSPLGVHLLRALSYESSGDRHHKRGFQRPPRRSGETQTNSSQETMTNSSHSSNQDSSMQQLQRNTDQSLCTLLTHTARQDLFAIILCSTNSQPDELIPTTAKFLEMMMGNIPYCSSINLLRHCIRQELPVLAVLAATLSEQNRDWCWLVWLSVASGQWSHQLQEAAKVREDNRSEWVWSVIREAVAGGHVNALLHSFEIFQPDCKFTHLCRFLQLTAHQEDFSDATIVELRQFFFSWSQDAVTLPLCGPLSRKQVMHRSLGLLLTQLQSNFDCILQQQRFLDCICRSDVGDICDLLDFCLLHKVFGVAATWLRKLSIDLEQLVRRDSSEYRRLVDALTEARAYEEALQLATLLQLPLSDIVYGKWMAELEAGEIRPHQEYEKEIQQHALAPAILVNFLLQAASSVGQVGLRRYELLQSTLGVIKQHHLFPNESFDRDQIEYDMVLCYLQLPEDQLSLISIYHSEYYEQIMLQERCVLYKSFSELKELAGIDDLSISDKTQLSSEMETRLNTLLNTLLDEGDIVEALRLQELFEFRPNDLRFIVFAMALAEGMTSISNLSSKERQLLGEIEKSAFPKFNRITLNQNVMTRWDSDLSDSCSDSVAMEFEEIPSKEKQQTLDTLLGIGSKLKYGVELGRRIVLAFRAAMYLDKEYLDVLRTKDASILLKSAAAEDCLQRLLVVSDIQISTRMTPEEIAECLAMELTTCIVRPRFYIFHAREQPRNALRNADLWGHSIDKDFHLFLDLAPNSTMLGNCLLEYCDALKAYRRYQNGKVFEETEAFDNLSKIITLYGLPTPTPTGTLSGIPQVLSHKKLNQIYVELLIKAHLCFVHECSMEGIVNVLQKAKVLNGQLAKAKSWSLIVRMLIGIARYREMFYCFDSLIENEQFESLLGQFDEDQKSGLRQAILSYLREYQPKNGKELLRLAALHFLMYKELAEMWTEEAQEIVVKIQNIAEQSNKLKCSPEVQTLLQHALENYTHATENYLLDNKLLLAQQSVSRAELMAMQLDLFNKALEKRQICVSVIGVRSREQFRELVNNHLSVPQTLILSRAYGYDINWSEAILSQFVVLQVGNYLQEYLCHQRINDDVIEQVVKGYLLLSESNATKHKQEKSLAQLVELIKSVTLKYKLASILGLKSIVMSLINDSPVYYLRDTNFGRNEFHTEGDT, from the exons ATGCATTCCGCCCAGGCGCAGGCTCAGGCCCGCGACAAGATCTTCAAGAGCTGGTCGGGGATCAGCGAGGTGACCATCATCAAGGAGGTGGCCACCAAGGGCGAGCACATCGACCTGTGCTTGGAGTACTGGGCGCGGAAGCGGAAGATCCCCATCTCGGAGTACCGCCACTACTTCTACGACGTGGTGCAGGCCTATGTGCAGCGCCTGCTCTCCGAGAGACTTGTCTGCAAGGCGGAGGACGTGATCCGGAATGTGGACCGGGATGTGAAGTGCTTCTTCTTTCAGTTCGCCTGCGAGTGCCAGGACGAGGAGCTGAGTGAGTTCGTCCTGGACCACCTGCGCAATCGGGAGCCACTGATGTACGAGCAAGAGGAGCCAGTGCTGGCCTATCACTGGTCCTTGGTCCAGCAACTCCGGGAGTGTGGTGCCCTGGTGGCCAAGCACCAGGTGCAGCTGCCCCGTGTCCACATAGAAGCTTTGATGACCCTGCCCGAGCAAGCCCTGCAGTTGCTCCTCGTCGAACTGTACTTCGCCAATGGCAATGAATCTCTGCTGGGGTCCCTCTCCAAGGAACTGGTCTGGCAGCACCTGGTCGATAGCAACCAACAGGCGAAGCTCCAACGCTGGTGCCGTTGCCAGGAGGAGGGTGTGGAAGCCCAGGAAACGCTCCCGCCACTGGAGCAGGCCTTTGCCGCCTGGAAGATAGATGACAACATGTACGAGTACGCTctggagcaactgcagcagcccAGCGAAGTGCTGCGAAACTTCTTCGCCGGCGCCGGTTACTTTTTCTCTGATGAATCCGGCGATATTCCCACTCTGCTGCGTCGCCTGTGCACCATGGAGTGTCTGGGCAAGCATGCGGATCTGCTCAGCCGCCAGCCCCTGGCCAAATATCTGCTAGACCGTGGTCATCACTCGCTGCTCCTCATGGAATGTGTGCCCGTTGCCTCGCTGGAGCAGCTGGCGAGCACTGAGACCCATCAGGAGGCCCTGATCAATCTAATAGTCGATCTAAAAACCAATTCCCTAACCGAGAATGAGGGATTCGAGCTG ATTTCCAAGAGCGTTCAGGCGTATTTGGAGAAAACACACGACACCGCGGACTCCTTTGAAGGGCACCCCTTGCTCACCTTCTACGACTTTCTGGGTCAGGAGCCATCTGTACGCTCGCTGGAGGGTTTTCTAACTAGCACCAGCTTGGGTCGAGTGCCCTATCTCAAATCGCTGACAGCTCGTTTCGATCACGGACCGACGAGCAGCAGTTTCGGCCTGCCCTCGGCTCACGATCTCTTTCTGAAGTTTAAGCAGGTGAACCTGCCCCTCCTGGCCACCGTTGGACATGGTGAGCTGGTTAGCTTCTCAAATGCACGCCTCTGTCAGCGGTATGCCAGGAAATCTCAGCTAAATTACACCCACTATGTGAAGCAGCAGAGGAGCGCGTATGCCGTTTACTACCTGATCACAGAGCAGCTTCAGCTATACGGTCAGATCACGAAGACGCAGCTCTTCCACGCTTGTGAGACGGTCACCCAGATGGCATTGCAGCACACTGGCGACGAGGAGCTGGTCACCCATTGCGTGGCCTGCTGCGAGATGCTGGGCTTTGATACCCAGCCATTGAGAAGCTTCCTCCTGCTCCAGCGGAAGCTGCCCAAGCGCCAGAGCGGAGAAAGTTACTCGGAATTGCTGGCCGGATGGGATCGGGATTTAGTCCAGCAACTGGAGGCGAATCCCAGAGAATTCCCTTTGGAACTATACCAATCCCTAATGCGGCTGGCTGTGAGGGACTCTCCAGGAAAACTTCCAGTGGCATTGCTCGAACACTATGCCTCCACAAATGACTGGTGGCATTTGCTGCTCATAT AGTACTTCGATCTTCCATTGAGCGAGCTAAAGAAGCTCTTG CCGCACTTCAAGTGCTCT CCACTCGGTGTCCATCTGCTGCGCGCACTAAGTTACGAATCCTCCGGCGATCGCCATCACAAAAGGGGCTTCCAAAGACCGCCCCGTCGAAGCGGGGAAACCCAAACGAACTCGTCGCAGGAAACGATGACCAACTCTTCGCACAGTTCGAACCAGGATTCCAGTATGCAGCAGCTTCAGAGGAACACGGATCAGTCGTTGTGCACTCTGCTAACTCACACCGCTCGACAGGATCTCTTTGCCATCATACTGTGCAGTACCAACAGTCAGCCAGATGAGCTTATTCCGACCACAGCAAAGTTCTTGGAGATGATGATGGGAAATATTCCGTACTGCAGTAGCATTAATCTCCTGAGGCACTGCATCCGACAGGAGCTGCCGGTCCTGGCTGTGCTGGCAGCCACTCTGAGCGAACAGAACCGCGATTGGTGCTGGCTCGTTTGGCTGTCGGTGGCCAGCGGTCAGTGGAGCCATCAGCTGCAGGAGGCCGCCAAGGTGCGCGAGGATAATCGATCGGAGTGGGTGTGGTCAGTTATCCGAGAAGCTGTCGCTGGTGGACATGTGAATGCCCTTCTACACAGCTTCGAAATCTTTCAACCT GACTGCAAGTTCACACATTTGTGCCGCTTCCTGCAGCTGACAGCCCACCAGGAGGATTTCAGCGATGCTACAATCGTGGAGCTACGTCAGTTCTTTTTCAGCTGGAGCCAGGACGCAGTAACTCTACCCCTTTGTGGTCCCCTTTCCCGAAAGCAAGTGATGCATCGCTCTCTTGGTCTTCTGCTCACCCAACTACAGTCCAATTTCGACTGCAttctgcagcagcagcgattCCTCGACTGCATCTGTCGCTCGGATGTGGGTGACATATGTGATCTGTTGGATTTCTGTCTTCTGCATAAGGTTTTCGGGGTAGCAGCCACCTGGCTGCGGAAACTGAGCATTGATCTGGAGCAGCTGGTGAGGAGGGATAGCTCGGAGTACAGACGACTGGTCGATGCCCTCACTGAGGCACGAGCTTATGAGGAAGCCCTTCAGTTGGCCACCTTGCTGCAGCTGCCACTGAGTGATATTGTTTATGGCAAATGGATGGCGgagctggaggctggagaaaTAAGACCCCATCAGGAGTATGAGAAAGAGATCCAACAGCATGCTCTGGCCCCCGCCATTCTGGTGAACTTTCTGCTGCAGGCAGCCTCCTCCGTTGGCCAAGTGGGTCTACGCCGATATGAGCTTCTTCAGAGCACGCTCGGCGTGATCAAGCAACACCACCTGTTCCCTAACGAATCCTTTGATCGCGACCAGATTGAGTACGACATGGTTTTGTGCTACCTGCAACTGCCGGAGGATCAGCTCTCTCTGATATCCATCTACCACTCGGAGTACTATGAGCAAATCATGCTCCAAGAGCGTTGTGTACTCTATAAATCGTTCTCGGAACTCAAGGAACTGGCGGGAATCGATGACCTTAGCATATCTGATAAAACACAGCTATCTTCGGAGATGGAAACCAGACTCAATACTTTATTAAACACCCTGTTGGACGAGGGCGACATTGTGGAGGCACTGCGTCTTCAGGAGCTTTTTGAATTCCGGCCGAATGACCTACGATTTATTGTATTTGCGATGGCATTGGCCGAAGGCATGACCAGCATTAGTAATCTGTCGAGCAAGGAACGCCAGCTGCTCGGCGAAATCGAGAAGAGTGCCTTTCCAAAGTTCAATCGGATCACTCTTAACCAAAATGTAATGACTCGTTGGGATAGCGATCTCTCCGACAGCTGTTCGGACAGTGTGGCGATGGAGTTTGAGGAGATTCCTTCCAAGGAGAAGCAGCAGACGCTGGACACATTGCTGGGCATTGGATCAAAGTTGAAGTATGGCGTGGAGCTGGGCAGGCGAATTGTGCTTGCCTTTAGGGCGGCGATGTATCTGGACAAGGAGTATCTGGATGTGCTGCGCACCAAGGATGCTAGTATCCTTTTGAAGAGCGCCGCTGCCGAGGATTGCCTGCAGCGTCTGTTGGTGGTCAGTGATATACAAATATCCACGCGGATGACGCCTGAAGAA ATTGCCGAGTGCTTGGCCATGGAGCTGACCACCTGCATCGTAAGACCCCGGTTCTATATCTTCCATGCCAGAGAGCAGCCAAGGAATGCCCTAAGGAACGCTGATCTCTGGGGCCACAGCATCGATAAGGATTTCCATTTGTTCCTTGATCTGGCTCCCAACTCAACAATGTTGGGTAATTGTCTGCTGGAGTACTGTGATGCACTAAAGGCCTATCGCCGCTACCAGAACGGCAAGGTTTTCGAGGAAACCGAAGCCTTCGATAATCTCTCTAAGATAATAACCCTTTATGGACTGCCCACGCCCACTCCTACGGGCACATTATCAGGAATTCCCCAGGTGTTGTCCCACAAAAAGCTGAATCAAATCTATGTGGAGCTCTTGATCAAGGCGCATCTGTGTTTTGTTCACGAGTGCTCCATGGAGGGCATTGTGAATGTCCTCCAGAAAGCGAAAGTCCTCAACGGACAACTGGCCAAAGCCAAATCCTGGTCACTCATTGTGCGGATGCTTATTGGCATTGCTCGCTACCGCGAGATGTTCTACTGCTTTGACTCACTGATCGAAAACGAGCAATTCGAGTCATTGTTGGGGCAGTTCGACGAGGATCAAAAGTCCGGACTTCGGCAGGCCATCCTCAGCTACCTAAGGGAATATCAACCAAAGAATGGAAAGGAACTGCTGCGACTCGCGGCCCTGCACTTCCTCATGTACAAGGAGCTGGCGGAGATGTGGACCGAGGAAGCCCAGGAGATAGTGGTTAAAATCCAAAACATTGCCGAGCAGTCAAACAAGCTAAAGTGCTCGCCGGAGGTTCAAACACTTTTGCAACATGCCTTGGAAAATTACACACATGCCACGGAGAACTATCTGTTGGACAACAAGCTTCTGCTGGCCCAGCAAAGTGTTTCACGGGCGGAGCTGATGGCCATGCAGCTGGATCTCTTCAACAAGGCTCTGGAAAAGAGGCAAATATGTGTGAGCGTCATTGGAGTGCGATCAAGGGAACAGTTTCGGGAACTGGTCAACAACCATTTGAG CGTACCACAGACACTGATACTTAGTCGAGCCTATGGCTACGACATTAACTGGAGCGAGGCCATCTTGTCCCAATTTGTTGTGCTTCAGGTGGGGAACTATCTGCAGGAGTATCTGTGTCATCAGCGCATAAATGACGATGTGATTGAGCAGGTGGTCAAGGG ttactTGCTCTTAAGCGAGAGTAATGCCACGAAGCATAAACAGGAGAAGTCACTGGCACAGCTGGTGGAACTGATCAAATCGGTGACCCTCAAATACAAGTTGGCTTCTATTTTGGGGCTCAAGTCCATCGTGATGTCCCTGATCAACGATTCTCCGGTTTACTATCTACGAGACACTAATTTCGGTCGCAACGAATTCCACACAGAAGGGGACACGTGA
- the LOC128255340 gene encoding SUMO-conjugating enzyme UBC9-B-like, translated as MSGIAITRLGEERKAWRKDHPFGFVARPAKNSDGTLNLMIWECGIPGKKSTPWEGGLYKLRMIFKDDYPTSPPKCKFEPPLFHPNVYPSGTVCLSLLDEEKDWRPAITIKQILLGIQDLLNEPNIKDPAQAEAYTIYCQNRLEYEKRVRAQARSMAATE; from the coding sequence ATGTCTGGCATTGCAATCACGCGTTTGGGCGAGGAGCGAAAGGCGTGGCGCAAGGATCACCCCTTCGGATTCGTGGCCCGTCCCGCCAAAAACTCGGACGGCACCCTCAACCTGATGATCTGGGAGTGCGGCATTCCCGGCAAAAAGTCCACCCCCTGGGAGGGCGGCCTCTACAAGCTGCGCATGATATTCAAGGACGACTACCCCACCTCGCCGCCCAAGTGCAAGTTTGAGCCGCCGCTGTTCCACCCGAATGTCTACCCCTCGGGCACCGTCTGCCTGTCGCTGCTCGACGAGGAGAAGGACTGGCGCCCGGCCATCACCATCAAGCAGATCCTGCTGGGCATCCAGGACCTGCTCAACGAGCCGAACATCAAGGACCCGGCCCAGGCGGAGGCCTACACTATCTACTGCCAGAACCGGCTGGAGTACGAGAAGCGTGTCCGCGCCCAGGCCCGCTCCATGGCGGCCACCGAGTAA
- the LOC128255341 gene encoding 60S ribosomal protein L23: protein MSKRGRGGTAGGKFRISLGLPVGAVMNCADNTGAKNLYVIAVHGIRGRLNRLPAAGVGDMFVATVKKGKPELRKKVMPAVVIRQRKPFRRRDGVFIYFEDNAGVIVNNKGEMKGSAITGPVAKECADLWPRIASNASSIA from the exons ATGTCGAAGAGAG GACGTGGAGGTACCGCGGGAGGCAAATTCCGCATCTCCCTCGGTTTGCCCGTGGGCGCCGTGATGAACTGTGCCGACAACACCGGAGCCAAGAACCTGTACGTGATCGCCGTGCACGGAATCCGTGGTCGTCTGAACCGTCTGCCCGCCGCTGGCGTCGGTGACATGTTCGTGGCCACCGTGAAGAAGGGAAAGCCCGAGCTCAGGAAGAAG GTTATGCCGGCCGTGGTGATTCGGCAGCGCAAGCCGTTCAGGAGGAGGGACGGGGTGTTTATATACTTCGAAGACAATGCCGGGGTAATAGTGAACAACAAGGGCGAAATGAAGGGCTCGGCCATCACTGGGCCCGTGGCCAAGGAATGCGCTGATCTGTGGCCCCGTATCGCATCCAATGCAAGCTCTATAGCCTAA
- the LOC128255325 gene encoding LOW QUALITY PROTEIN: inactivation-no-after-potential D protein (The sequence of the model RefSeq protein was modified relative to this genomic sequence to represent the inferred CDS: deleted 1 base in 1 codon) yields MVQFLGNPGAAGELIHMVTLDKTGKKSFGICIVRGEVKDSPNTKTTGIFIKGIVPDSPAHLCGRLKVGDRILSLNGKDVRNSTEQAVIDLIKEADFKIDLEIQTFDKSDEQQAKADPRSNGYMQAKNKFNQEQTPNSNAGGGQGMGMGQGQGQGMGQGTGGMNRQQTLQKRNTTFTASMRQKHSSYADEDDEDTRDMTGRIRTESGYEIDRASAGNCKLNKQEKDRDKEQEDDFGYTMAKINKRYNMMKDLRRIEVQRDASKPIGIALAGHKDRQKMACFVAGVDPNGVLASVDIKPGDEIVEVNGNVLKNRCHLNASAVFKNVDGDKLVLITSRRKPNDEGMCVKPIKKFPTSSDETKFIFDQFPKARTVQVRKEGFLGIMVIYGKHAEVGNGIFISDLREGSNAELAGVKVGDMLLAVNQDVTLESNYDDATGMLKRAEGVVTMILLTLKSEESIKAEKEAEEKRKEEARKEQEKPQEPATAEIKPNKKILIELKVEKKPLGVIVCGGKNNHVTTGCVITHIYPEGVVAADKRLKIFDHICDVNGNATHVGSMTTLKVHQLFHTTYEKTVMLTVYRADPPELEKFNVDFMKKPGKELGLSLSPNELGCTIAEVIQGQYPEIDNKLQRGDIITKLNGDALEGLPFQVCYALFKGANGKISMEVTRPKPTLRTEAPKA; encoded by the exons ATGGTTCAGTTCCTGGGAAATCCGGGCGCCGCTGGTG AGCTCATTCACATGGTGACCCTGGACAAGACGGGCAAAAAGTCCTTCGGCATTTGCATAGTGCGAGGTGAGGTAAAGGACTCGCCGAACACCAAGACCACCGGCATCTTCATCAAGGGCATTGTGCCCGACAGTCCGGCGCACCTGTGTGGTCGCTTAAAAGTGGGGGATCGTATCCTCTCGCTCAACGGCAAGGATGTGCGTAACTCCACCGAACAGGCGGTCATCGATCTCATTAAGGAGGCCGACTTCAAGATCGACCTGGAGATTCAGACCTTCGACAAGAGCGACGAGCAACAGGCAAAGGCAGATCCGCGAAGCAATGGCTACATGCAGGCCAAAAACAAGTTTAACCAGGAGCAGACTCCCAACAGCAATGCGGGTGGAGGTCAGGGAATGGGGATGGGTCAAGGTCAGGGTCAGGGAATGGGCCAAGGAACGGGTGGCATGAACCGGCAGCAAACGCTGCAGAAACGAAACACCACATTTACGGCCTCTATGCGACAAAAACATAGTAGCTACGCTGATGAGGATGACGAGGATACCCGAGACATGACCGGTCGCATTCGCACGGAGTCTGGCTATGAG ATTGATCGTGCCTCGGCCGGCAACTGCAAGCTCAACAAGCAGGAGAAGGATCGCGACAAGGAACAGGAAGACGACTTTGGCTACACGATGG CTAAGATCAACAAGCGATACAACATGATGAAGGAT CTGCGGAGGATCGAGGTCCAGAGGGACGCCAGCAAGCCGATAGGCATTGCTCTAGCTGGACACAAGGATCGCCAGAAGATGGCCTGCTTTGTGGCCGGTGTGGATCCAAACGGAGTGCTGGCCAGTGTGGATATCAAGCCGGGTGACGAGATCGTCGAGGTCAACGGCAATGTGCTGAAGAATCGCTGCCACTTGAACGCCTCCGCTGTGTTCAAGAACGTGGATGGGGATAAACTGGTACTGATCACCTCGCGACGCAAGCCCAACGACGAGGGCATGTGCGTAAAGCCCATCAAGAAGTTCCCCACATCATCCGATGAG ACCAAGTTCATCTTCGACCAGTTCCCGAAGGCGCGCACAGTGCAAGTGCGCAAGGAGGGTTTCCTGGGCATCATGGTCATCTACGGGAAGCACGCTGAAGTGGGCAACGGCATCTTCATCTCGGATCTCAGAGAGGGCTCGAATGCCGAGTTGGCGGGCGTGAAAGTTGGTGATATGCTGCTGGCCGTTAACCAGGACGTAACCCTGGAATCCAACTACGATGAT GCAACTGGAATGCTAAAACGTGCCGAGGGCGTTGTGACTATGATACTGCTGACTCTCAAGAGCGAGGAGTCCATTAAAGCGGAAAAGGAGGCGGAGGAAAAAAGGAAGGAGG AGGCAAGGAAAGAACAGGAGAAGCCGCAGGAGCCCGCCACAGCCGAGATCAAGCCCAACAAGAAGATACTCATCGAGTTGAAGGTGGAGAAGAAGCCGCTGGGCGTCATTGTCTGCGGCGGCAAGAACAACCATGTCACG ACTGGCTGTGTGATTACACACATTTATCCCGAGGGAGTCGTGGCTGCCGACAAGCGCCTGAAGATCTTTGACCACATTTGCGATGTGAACGGCAATGCAACCCACGTGGGGAGCATGACGACATTGAAGGTCCATCAGCTGTTCCACACCACCTACGAAAAGACGGTCATGTTGACAGTCTATCGCGCCGATCCACCGGAACTGGAAAAGTTTAATGTGGACTTCATGAAGAAGCCCGGCAAGGAGCTGGGTCTCTCACTCTCACCCAACGAACTTGGATGCACCATCGCGGAAGTA ATACAAGGCCAGTACCCGGAGATCGACAACAAACTGCAGCGCGGCGATATCATTACCAAACTCAATGGCGATGCCCTGGAGGGCCTCCCGTTTCAGGTGTGCTATGCCTTGTTCAAGGGAGCCAACGGCAAGATATCGATGGAGGTGACTCGACCCAAGCCCACTCTGCGCACCGAGGCTCCCAAGGCCTAG